From Alteromonas sp. RKMC-009, one genomic window encodes:
- a CDS encoding MFS transporter has translation MNNKQPVLPFWQVWNVSFGFLGVQFGFALQNANVSRILSDLGADLHSLALFWLVAPVMGLIIQPVVGSASDRTWNRLGRRRPYILAGAFAAGLGMILMPNAPLFVTIMAPMLFGALMLALMDASFNVCFQPFRSLVSDMVPASQRNLGYSVQSLLINIGAVIGSILPFVLTNVAGLNNTASPGQVAPSVIWAFYIGATVLLGSVLWTVFRTKEYAPSDYARYKGLQTDSEDKTEKTGFFKLVATMPATMKQLAVVQFFSWFALYIMWVYTMPAITQHIWGVDKQWFDPAFIAAAGSVPADVIAAKGAAGDWVGILFAAYSVFAAVFSVFLARLADTFGRKTVYASSLVLGGLGYISFLISGDISPVHVNLFITDVTVPQGAVNLVFPMIGVGIAWAAILAMPYAMLAGALPADKTGVYMGIFNFTVAIPQIVAGLTAGWILSRVFENTAINIIVVAGVSMLCAAVAVFFVKEKEIHAVASQNTAGELQ, from the coding sequence ATGAATAACAAACAGCCTGTATTACCGTTCTGGCAAGTCTGGAATGTCAGCTTTGGCTTTCTCGGCGTACAGTTTGGTTTCGCTTTGCAAAATGCCAACGTCAGCCGCATTTTATCTGATCTCGGTGCAGACCTTCATTCGCTGGCATTGTTCTGGCTGGTGGCGCCGGTGATGGGGTTGATCATTCAGCCCGTGGTCGGCAGTGCGTCTGACCGCACATGGAATCGCCTTGGCCGCCGCCGTCCATATATTCTCGCCGGTGCCTTTGCCGCCGGCCTGGGTATGATCCTGATGCCGAATGCTCCCTTATTTGTCACCATCATGGCGCCCATGTTGTTCGGTGCATTGATGCTGGCATTGATGGATGCCTCCTTTAATGTTTGCTTTCAGCCATTCCGTTCTCTGGTATCGGATATGGTGCCGGCCAGCCAGCGCAACCTGGGTTATTCGGTGCAGTCATTACTGATCAACATTGGCGCAGTTATCGGCTCAATTCTTCCTTTTGTTCTGACTAATGTAGCGGGTCTCAATAATACCGCATCGCCCGGACAGGTGGCTCCGTCGGTAATTTGGGCATTCTATATTGGTGCTACCGTATTGCTTGGCTCAGTACTCTGGACGGTGTTTCGCACTAAAGAATACGCGCCGTCAGATTACGCCCGTTATAAAGGATTGCAGACAGATTCTGAAGACAAAACAGAAAAAACCGGATTCTTCAAACTTGTGGCAACCATGCCCGCCACGATGAAACAACTTGCAGTGGTGCAGTTTTTCTCCTGGTTTGCGTTGTACATCATGTGGGTTTACACCATGCCGGCTATCACCCAGCACATCTGGGGAGTGGATAAACAGTGGTTTGATCCTGCATTTATTGCTGCTGCGGGTAGTGTGCCTGCTGATGTGATTGCAGCGAAAGGTGCTGCCGGTGACTGGGTAGGTATTCTTTTTGCCGCATACAGTGTGTTTGCCGCCGTATTTTCCGTGTTTCTTGCCCGCCTGGCAGATACATTTGGCCGCAAAACCGTTTATGCCTCTTCACTGGTATTAGGGGGACTGGGTTATATCAGTTTCCTGATATCCGGAGACATCAGTCCGGTACACGTGAATTTATTTATTACAGACGTCACGGTACCACAGGGCGCTGTCAATCTGGTGTTTCCCATGATCGGAGTAGGAATCGCCTGGGCTGCTATTCTGGCTATGCCTTATGCCATGCTGGCCGGCGCACTTCCTGCAGATAAAACCGGTGTGTATATGGGCATATTTAACTTCACAGTAGCCATTCCGCAGATCGTTGCAGGACTCACTGCAGGCTGGATACTGAGCAGGGTATTTGAAAACACCGCCATCAATATCATTGTGGTGGCCGGTGTTTCCATGCTTTGCGCAGCAGTGGCGGTATTTTTTGTTAAAGAAAAAGAAATCCATGCCGTCGCCTCACAGAATACGGCAGGAGAATTACAATGA
- a CDS encoding alpha-amylase family glycosyl hydrolase yields the protein MRISHTMYAIASVLTLSGCENTPDSSLSEGMPESTNTSFIRGTAEPFSAEAVYFIMTDRFVDGDKQNNYETQGGDHPSWNLPLNGPDGATANVGYMGGDLQGVVNNIDFIKDMGFTAVWLTPVVDNPDQAFTGSEPITFGGQFKDGGKTGYHGYWATNFYQPDEHLISASLSVKDYTTAMHDAGLKTVFDIVANHGSPSFSMPQDQPGFGEIYDAQGKLVADHSNTLPSELDTTQPLQAFFHDYPDLVELSNLDESNPDVQDYLINSYLYWIEQGADAFRIDTIRHVPHHFWRTMSDRIRAEHPGFFMFGESFQYDANFIAQHTLPKNGNISVLDFPMQKAMVSVFGTENAGFETLSSALHLTHGPYHNPYDLTTFYDNHDMPRMNATDDGFIDAHNWLFTSRGIPVVYQGSETGFMRGTAEHSGNRNYYGQDNVDKAPQHRIYQSLSAIAHVRKATPALQRGLQTMLELNGEKAAFYRVVMDDSAQQTALVLLNKGDTPVSFEIAEYMQNGRWSEQLSGSEKEVNNRVLTSEVSPHSVQVWLRDGPLSDDHFIQHLHEQIANL from the coding sequence ATGAGAATAAGTCACACAATGTATGCGATTGCCAGCGTATTAACCCTGAGCGGGTGTGAAAATACGCCAGACTCTTCCCTGTCAGAAGGGATGCCGGAAAGTACAAACACATCCTTTATAAGAGGTACTGCAGAGCCTTTCAGTGCTGAAGCCGTTTACTTCATTATGACTGACCGCTTTGTCGACGGCGATAAACAAAACAATTACGAAACTCAGGGCGGTGATCACCCCAGCTGGAATTTGCCTCTTAATGGTCCCGACGGCGCAACAGCTAACGTAGGCTACATGGGCGGTGACTTGCAGGGTGTGGTCAACAATATTGATTTCATCAAAGATATGGGCTTTACCGCGGTGTGGTTAACACCGGTAGTCGATAACCCTGATCAGGCATTTACCGGCAGTGAACCTATTACGTTTGGCGGCCAGTTTAAAGATGGGGGTAAAACCGGTTACCACGGTTATTGGGCGACAAATTTCTATCAGCCCGACGAACATCTGATCAGTGCCAGCTTGTCGGTCAAAGACTATACCACTGCCATGCATGATGCCGGCCTCAAAACCGTGTTTGATATTGTCGCCAATCACGGCTCTCCCAGTTTTTCAATGCCGCAGGATCAACCGGGTTTCGGTGAAATTTATGATGCACAGGGAAAGCTGGTTGCCGATCATAGTAATACGCTGCCTTCTGAACTGGATACCACTCAGCCTTTGCAGGCATTTTTCCACGACTACCCGGACCTGGTGGAGCTGTCTAATCTCGATGAGTCAAATCCGGACGTTCAGGATTACCTGATTAATTCTTATCTTTACTGGATAGAGCAGGGCGCTGATGCATTCCGGATCGATACTATCCGGCATGTGCCTCATCATTTCTGGCGCACGATGTCTGACCGTATACGTGCAGAACATCCCGGTTTCTTTATGTTCGGGGAGAGTTTTCAGTATGATGCGAACTTTATTGCCCAGCATACGCTGCCTAAAAACGGCAATATCAGCGTGTTGGATTTCCCTATGCAAAAGGCCATGGTCAGTGTGTTCGGGACTGAAAATGCAGGATTCGAAACGTTAAGCAGTGCACTGCATCTTACCCACGGGCCTTATCATAATCCCTATGATCTGACCACTTTTTACGATAATCACGATATGCCCCGGATGAATGCTACGGATGACGGCTTTATCGATGCCCATAACTGGCTGTTCACTTCACGGGGTATACCGGTGGTTTATCAGGGCTCAGAGACCGGCTTTATGCGCGGCACAGCAGAGCACAGCGGAAACCGTAACTATTACGGACAAGATAATGTGGATAAGGCGCCGCAGCACCGTATCTATCAGTCTCTGTCTGCTATTGCTCATGTTCGAAAAGCCACACCGGCATTACAGCGTGGCTTACAAACCATGCTCGAACTGAATGGTGAAAAAGCCGCCTTCTACCGTGTTGTAATGGATGACAGCGCACAACAGACAGCCCTTGTATTGTTGAATAAAGGTGATACACCAGTTTCTTTTGAGATAGCAGAGTACATGCAAAACGGACGCTGGAGCGAACAATTGAGTGGCAGTGAAAAGGAAGTGAACAACCGCGTTTTAACCAGTGAAGTCAGCCCTCATAGCGTACAGGTCTGGTTGCGTGACGGTCCGCTTAGTGATGACCATTTTATTCAGCATCTGCATGAGCAGATAGCGAATCTGTAA
- a CDS encoding LacI family DNA-binding transcriptional regulator, with protein sequence MKEKATSFDIAHLAGVSQSTVSRALSNSPLVNKETRERVQRIAKELNYKVDKNASNLRKQKSNTIALLLFEDPTSDDSMINPFFLNMLGSITRASSAAGYDLLVSFQNLDDDWHAEFEDSKKADGIILLGYGDYTAWRDKLAQLENQGTHFVRWGAKDADHPGISIGCDNFQGGYDLTTHLVKNGHRRFAFIGDAGGHAPEFLARYQGYTQALKDAGIDAGDFIRIDANSTEEAGAQAIRKILHSEQKPEAVVCASDLIATGVLQALKETPYRVPQDIAVTGYDNISISAFTTPALTTVQQDTRLAGELLVTSLLKAINKQIVSDFLMSAELIIRESCGGKKY encoded by the coding sequence ATGAAAGAAAAAGCCACGTCTTTTGATATTGCTCACCTGGCCGGCGTATCGCAGTCCACGGTCTCAAGGGCGCTCAGTAACAGCCCGCTGGTAAATAAAGAAACCCGCGAGCGGGTGCAGCGTATTGCCAAAGAACTGAACTACAAAGTAGACAAAAACGCCAGTAACCTGCGAAAACAGAAAAGCAATACTATTGCTTTACTGCTGTTTGAAGATCCCACGTCCGACGACTCAATGATAAACCCGTTTTTCCTTAACATGCTGGGAAGCATAACCAGGGCGAGTTCAGCCGCCGGTTACGATTTGCTGGTGTCTTTTCAGAATCTGGACGATGACTGGCACGCTGAGTTTGAAGACTCTAAAAAAGCTGACGGTATCATTCTGCTCGGTTACGGAGACTACACCGCCTGGCGGGACAAACTGGCCCAACTGGAAAATCAGGGCACCCATTTTGTGCGCTGGGGGGCTAAAGATGCAGATCATCCCGGTATCAGCATCGGCTGTGATAACTTTCAGGGCGGTTATGATCTCACCACCCACCTGGTGAAAAATGGACACCGGCGGTTTGCGTTTATCGGTGATGCCGGCGGGCATGCGCCGGAATTTCTGGCCCGCTATCAGGGTTACACACAGGCATTAAAAGACGCAGGCATTGATGCCGGTGACTTTATCCGTATTGATGCGAATTCTACTGAAGAGGCCGGAGCGCAGGCTATCCGTAAAATTCTTCATTCTGAACAAAAGCCTGAAGCCGTGGTGTGTGCATCTGACCTGATTGCCACCGGTGTGTTACAGGCGTTGAAAGAAACGCCATACCGGGTACCACAGGACATCGCCGTCACCGGCTACGACAACATCAGTATCTCCGCTTTTACTACGCCGGCCCTGACCACCGTGCAACAGGATACCCGGCTGGCCGGCGAATTGCTGGTTACCAGCCTGCTTAAGGCAATTAATAAACAAATCGTCAGTGATTTTCTGATGTCTGCAGAGCTCATCATACGCGAGTCCTGTGGCGGAAAAAAATACTGA
- the glnS gene encoding glutamine--tRNA ligase, translating into MAETEHHPTNFIRQIIEKDLAAGVHDSIKTRFPPEPNGFLHIGHAKSICLNFGVASDYNGTCNLRFDDTNPAKEDIAYVNSIKEDVNWLGFQWNGDARYSSDYFDLLHGYATELIDKGLAYVDFSSQETMRELRGTLTEPGKNSPYRDTDPATNRAEFEKMTAGEYAEGQCSLRAKIDMTSPFMCMRDPVIYRVKFAHHHQTGEKWCVYPMYDFTHCISDAIEGITHSLCTLEFQDNRRLYDWVIENISIECTPRQYEFSRLNLEYTVLSKRRLIQLVEENHVSGWDDPRMPTIAGLRRRGYTPASVREFCKRIGVTKMDNMVEMGMLEACIRDDLNVNAPRAMAVLDPVKLVIENYPEGESESLQAPNHPNDESMGSRTIPFSREVWIEAEDFREEANKKFKRLVLGKEVRLRNAYVVKAERVEKDAEGNITTIFCTYDDETLGKDPADGRKVKGVIHWVDANAGVKAEFRLYDRLFNVPNPAAEENFTDAINPASLEVKSGFVEPGLTENPVAGGWQFERTGYFCLDKDSSDSLSVFNRTVGLRDSWAKIAD; encoded by the coding sequence ATGGCGGAAACGGAACATCATCCGACCAATTTTATCCGGCAGATTATTGAAAAAGATCTTGCTGCAGGTGTTCATGATTCTATAAAAACACGTTTCCCACCGGAACCGAACGGTTTTTTACACATTGGACATGCGAAGTCTATTTGTCTGAATTTTGGTGTAGCCAGTGATTACAACGGTACATGTAATCTGCGCTTTGATGACACCAACCCTGCTAAAGAAGATATCGCTTACGTCAATTCCATCAAGGAGGACGTAAACTGGTTGGGTTTCCAGTGGAATGGTGATGCCCGTTATTCTTCGGATTACTTCGATTTGCTGCATGGCTATGCGACGGAGCTTATTGATAAAGGTCTGGCTTATGTGGATTTCTCCAGCCAGGAAACCATGCGTGAACTGCGCGGGACACTGACAGAACCCGGTAAAAACAGTCCTTACCGTGATACCGATCCTGCGACCAACCGTGCAGAATTTGAGAAAATGACTGCCGGAGAGTATGCGGAAGGTCAGTGTTCACTACGTGCAAAAATTGATATGACATCGCCGTTCATGTGTATGCGGGATCCGGTGATCTACCGGGTGAAATTCGCCCACCATCACCAGACAGGTGAGAAATGGTGCGTTTATCCTATGTACGATTTCACCCACTGTATTTCAGACGCCATCGAGGGGATCACCCACTCTCTGTGTACACTGGAATTCCAGGATAACCGCAGACTCTATGACTGGGTGATTGAGAATATCTCAATCGAATGCACACCCCGTCAGTATGAATTCTCCCGGTTGAACCTGGAATACACGGTGTTGAGTAAACGCCGTCTTATTCAACTGGTTGAAGAAAATCACGTGAGCGGCTGGGATGATCCCAGAATGCCTACCATCGCCGGTTTGCGCCGCAGAGGCTATACGCCTGCGTCTGTGCGTGAATTTTGTAAGCGTATCGGCGTAACCAAAATGGATAACATGGTGGAAATGGGCATGCTGGAAGCCTGTATCCGCGATGATCTGAACGTTAACGCTCCCCGTGCAATGGCCGTTCTTGACCCGGTTAAACTGGTTATTGAAAATTACCCTGAGGGTGAGTCTGAATCATTGCAGGCACCTAATCATCCCAATGATGAATCCATGGGCAGCCGTACAATTCCTTTCAGCCGCGAAGTGTGGATTGAAGCGGAAGACTTCCGTGAAGAGGCGAATAAGAAGTTTAAGCGTCTGGTACTCGGCAAAGAAGTCCGTTTACGTAATGCTTATGTGGTAAAAGCTGAACGGGTCGAAAAAGATGCTGAGGGTAATATCACTACCATTTTCTGCACTTATGACGATGAAACCCTGGGTAAAGATCCTGCTGATGGCCGCAAGGTGAAGGGGGTAATCCACTGGGTTGATGCCAATGCAGGTGTGAAAGCAGAATTCCGCTTGTACGACCGTCTGTTTAACGTACCGAATCCGGCAGCGGAAGAGAATTTTACGGATGCCATAAATCCTGCTTCTCTAGAAGTGAAATCCGGTTTCGTTGAACCGGGATTAACGGAAAATCCGGTAGCCGGAGGCTGGCAGTTTGAGCGCACCGGTTACTTCTGTCTGGATAAAGATTCATCTGATAGCCTCAGTGTGTTTAACCGCACAGTGGGACTGCGGGATTCCTGGGCAAAGATTGCTGACTAG
- a CDS encoding sialate O-acetylesterase gives MKRGILALTSLLSFSAMPATFPVYFLGGQSNMQGYGVSKDLEPLYSKPADNIYMFAGNAVSDDDLTGGKGVWAPLQPGTGKGFKSNGRVSLYSDKFGPEVSFGHQLYSLNNNQPFAIIKYAKGGSAIAEGIGHGSWYPFYRENTGVNQFDHFLTTIRNAFFPVDIDLDGEIDNLVPAGIVWMQGESDAAETKEIALAYQANLKELMALIRAALRDDDLPVVIGKITDSGLDDEDGMRMNYHKIVQQGQKAFVENDVCAAYVTTLDNETHLDDGWHYQSEGYVHLGEEFAAAMLKLQQTCGQR, from the coding sequence ATGAAACGGGGAATTCTGGCACTCACTTCACTTTTGTCTTTCTCAGCCATGCCGGCAACCTTTCCGGTGTACTTTCTCGGCGGACAATCCAATATGCAGGGATACGGCGTCAGTAAAGATCTTGAACCTCTTTACAGTAAACCTGCTGACAATATTTATATGTTTGCCGGCAATGCGGTTTCAGATGATGATCTTACCGGTGGTAAAGGTGTATGGGCACCACTGCAGCCCGGTACGGGTAAGGGTTTTAAATCTAATGGCCGGGTGAGCCTGTACAGTGACAAGTTTGGTCCGGAAGTTTCATTTGGTCATCAACTCTATTCACTGAACAATAACCAGCCCTTTGCCATTATAAAGTACGCCAAAGGAGGCTCGGCGATTGCTGAAGGGATTGGCCACGGCAGCTGGTATCCTTTTTATCGGGAGAACACCGGTGTTAATCAATTCGACCACTTCCTCACGACTATCCGCAATGCATTTTTTCCTGTTGATATCGATCTTGACGGTGAAATCGACAACCTTGTGCCGGCTGGTATTGTGTGGATGCAGGGTGAGTCTGATGCGGCAGAAACGAAAGAGATTGCATTGGCGTATCAGGCAAATTTAAAAGAGCTGATGGCATTGATAAGAGCGGCCTTACGGGATGATGATTTACCTGTCGTGATTGGAAAAATTACCGATTCGGGGTTGGATGACGAAGACGGCATGCGCATGAATTATCATAAAATTGTTCAGCAGGGACAGAAGGCTTTTGTGGAAAATGATGTGTGTGCGGCGTATGTGACAACTCTGGATAACGAGACGCATCTGGATGACGGGTGGCACTATCAAAGTGAAGGATATGTGCATCTGGGCGAAGAATTTGCTGCTGCCATGCTTAAATTGCAGCAAACCTGTGGTCAGCGGTGA
- a CDS encoding YciK family oxidoreductase: protein MPNLYQAPAGLLEEKTILITGAGAGIGAEAATTFAAYGATCILLGKTVPKLEQVYDRIVENGGPQPAIVPLDLKGATLKNYQDMAQTITDQFGKLDGVLHNASMLGHLSAFGDIPEQEWMDVMQVNVNSAALMTQALIPVLRKAPSASVIFTSSGVGKKGRAFWGTYAVSKFATEGMMQVLASEFENRGLRFNCINPGATRTAMRASAYPAENPDTLKTPADLMPAYLYLMGDDSLNVNGQSIDCQPK, encoded by the coding sequence ATGCCGAATCTCTACCAGGCACCTGCCGGACTTCTCGAAGAAAAAACCATCCTCATCACCGGTGCCGGCGCCGGAATTGGTGCAGAAGCTGCCACGACGTTTGCGGCTTACGGGGCTACCTGTATTTTATTAGGTAAAACCGTCCCAAAGCTGGAACAGGTCTATGACCGAATAGTAGAAAATGGCGGACCACAGCCCGCCATTGTCCCCCTTGATTTGAAGGGTGCAACACTGAAAAATTATCAGGACATGGCGCAAACTATTACTGACCAGTTCGGAAAACTTGATGGTGTACTGCACAATGCATCAATGCTTGGCCACTTAAGTGCCTTCGGCGATATTCCTGAGCAGGAATGGATGGATGTTATGCAGGTTAATGTAAACAGTGCTGCACTGATGACGCAGGCGCTGATCCCCGTACTGCGTAAAGCGCCTTCTGCTTCGGTTATTTTTACCAGCTCAGGCGTGGGGAAAAAAGGCCGGGCGTTCTGGGGCACCTATGCCGTCTCTAAATTTGCCACCGAAGGTATGATGCAGGTGCTGGCATCCGAATTTGAAAACCGTGGTCTGCGATTTAATTGCATTAACCCGGGCGCTACCCGCACTGCCATGCGCGCCAGTGCTTACCCAGCAGAAAATCCCGACACATTAAAAACACCGGCTGATTTGATGCCGGCGTATCTGTATCTGATGGGTGATGACAGTCTGAATGTGAATGGCCAGTCAATTGACTGTCAGCCGAAATAA
- a CDS encoding VolA/Pla-1 family phospholipase: protein MRKLFISTSVALALGLTGCGGSNETLEDIESGTPVQKPFSRVVFDPSNGVLNIPNDLLMLPGDDGFFDYTLNIPVDDPTDFTDPQNALNVLDGWSTQHPFVIDVTTPSGVTLDESTLSAGVMLYEATLGLDQSDPDCAAAAIPSSGCKVGNQLQYGTDFVLSLVDGDTISVVPLKPLKPAHGYMLVMTTDLKDSEGNGVMGSTSWELVRQDINTLPLSSDAQLQLQTLVNSLVDPLIDMGYDREDISYVSAFTTQSTDIALQSLKKVMVAEFAARFAAGDPTAATALPVITVNDPEGATNAMEALDLVDDATLAGAVQLGINALPESAAAFIPTIEATLDAGGFAPLQTCAGLLGTVSGQLSATWGGLNDFAVGVSTGILAQAGPFCAASHYEGSVSLPYYLPVPSAENPLAPTTGFWEAACDSGIVLAGAPDEVLASATPGPNFTLCDQLGLADLRIGDAMLDSARNITKFNPVPQTQAVPSLDVQVTVPNATVAGALGFPIAQPEAGWPVAILMHGITSKKEDMLAITGALSLAGIATVAIDHPLHGSRGFDVNGDGTDDINATTVSATHYMNLQSLPTARDNVRQSVSDMLGLRLGLNAVNDQTTGGAASFDLSRVYFMGVSLGAITGAEFAAVTNSTMGDELAALDGMYSVQAASLESPGGGLAQFLIESPTFGPLIQGLLLSQSSEEFQALLVQLYETTDVTQVQLVAAVDVFLANLTDAQMAEVQSVLNQFAFAAQTVLDAGDANNYAATLASNTPVHMMTVVGDGADNLPDQVIPVSTALPLAGQLPFSALAGLEQISSTATGDPVSGIVLFTEGAHASSLSPEASAAATTEMQKEVAGYMSTGATVLPVTDTSVVQN, encoded by the coding sequence ATGAGAAAACTCTTTATCAGTACCAGTGTTGCTCTGGCACTGGGTTTAACGGGTTGCGGTGGCTCCAACGAAACGCTGGAGGACATTGAGTCCGGAACGCCCGTTCAGAAGCCTTTCTCTCGTGTCGTTTTTGATCCGTCTAACGGCGTGCTTAACATACCTAACGATCTGCTCATGCTGCCGGGTGATGACGGCTTCTTCGACTACACACTGAATATTCCGGTAGATGACCCGACAGATTTTACTGATCCGCAAAACGCACTCAACGTGCTGGACGGCTGGTCAACCCAACATCCTTTTGTTATCGACGTGACAACACCGTCGGGGGTTACACTGGATGAGTCAACATTATCTGCCGGTGTTATGCTGTACGAAGCGACGCTGGGACTTGACCAGAGTGATCCTGATTGTGCGGCGGCCGCAATACCATCCTCCGGTTGTAAAGTCGGTAACCAGTTACAGTACGGCACTGACTTTGTGCTTTCGCTGGTGGACGGCGATACCATTTCCGTTGTTCCCCTGAAGCCACTGAAACCGGCACACGGCTACATGCTGGTGATGACTACAGATTTGAAAGACAGTGAGGGGAACGGCGTAATGGGTTCCACATCATGGGAACTGGTTCGTCAGGACATCAATACATTACCGCTTTCTTCCGACGCTCAGTTGCAGTTGCAAACGCTGGTCAACTCGCTGGTCGATCCTCTGATTGATATGGGCTATGACCGGGAAGACATTTCCTATGTCTCTGCCTTCACAACCCAGAGCACAGACATCGCCCTGCAATCATTGAAAAAAGTGATGGTGGCTGAATTTGCTGCCCGTTTTGCCGCAGGTGATCCTACAGCGGCTACCGCGCTGCCGGTTATCACTGTAAACGACCCTGAAGGTGCCACCAATGCGATGGAAGCCTTGGATCTGGTCGATGATGCAACTCTTGCCGGTGCCGTTCAGCTGGGCATCAATGCCTTACCGGAGTCCGCCGCAGCATTCATTCCAACTATTGAAGCAACTTTGGATGCCGGAGGTTTCGCACCGTTACAAACCTGCGCCGGATTGCTGGGGACTGTGTCAGGTCAGCTGTCTGCTACCTGGGGCGGATTAAATGATTTCGCCGTAGGTGTCTCTACCGGCATTCTTGCTCAGGCAGGCCCGTTCTGCGCCGCGTCTCATTATGAAGGCTCTGTGTCATTGCCGTATTATCTGCCTGTGCCTTCGGCCGAAAACCCGCTGGCACCGACTACCGGTTTCTGGGAAGCGGCCTGTGACAGCGGTATAGTTCTGGCGGGTGCACCTGATGAGGTACTTGCTTCGGCTACGCCCGGTCCGAACTTCACGTTGTGTGATCAGCTAGGCCTTGCTGATTTACGCATCGGTGATGCGATGCTGGACTCAGCCCGCAACATCACAAAATTCAACCCTGTACCGCAAACTCAGGCCGTTCCTTCACTGGATGTGCAGGTAACCGTGCCCAATGCTACCGTAGCGGGAGCGTTAGGTTTCCCCATCGCTCAGCCTGAAGCCGGCTGGCCTGTGGCTATTCTGATGCACGGTATCACCAGTAAAAAAGAAGATATGCTGGCGATTACCGGGGCACTGTCACTGGCAGGGATAGCCACCGTCGCCATTGACCACCCGCTACACGGTAGTCGTGGTTTTGACGTGAATGGTGACGGTACCGACGACATCAACGCGACTACGGTCAGCGCGACTCATTACATGAACCTGCAGTCACTGCCAACTGCACGGGATAACGTCCGTCAGAGTGTTTCTGATATGCTGGGATTACGTCTTGGTCTGAACGCAGTGAACGATCAGACAACCGGCGGCGCAGCATCGTTTGACTTAAGCCGTGTTTACTTCATGGGTGTGTCTTTAGGTGCGATTACCGGGGCTGAGTTTGCCGCGGTAACTAACAGCACAATGGGTGACGAACTGGCAGCGCTGGACGGCATGTATAGCGTGCAGGCAGCATCTCTGGAGTCTCCGGGAGGCGGTCTGGCTCAGTTCCTGATTGAGTCGCCAACCTTTGGTCCTCTTATCCAGGGGCTGCTGTTATCTCAGTCTTCCGAAGAGTTTCAGGCGTTGTTAGTGCAATTGTACGAAACAACTGATGTCACTCAGGTGCAGCTTGTTGCCGCGGTGGATGTGTTCCTTGCGAACCTCACTGATGCACAGATGGCGGAAGTGCAGTCTGTACTGAATCAATTCGCGTTCGCCGCGCAGACGGTTCTGGATGCAGGTGATGCAAACAACTATGCCGCTACACTGGCGTCAAACACGCCGGTGCATATGATGACTGTGGTGGGTGACGGTGCGGATAATTTACCGGATCAGGTGATTCCGGTATCCACAGCGCTGCCACTGGCTGGCCAGCTGCCATTCTCAGCATTAGCCGGACTGGAGCAGATCAGCAGCACTGCCACCGGCGATCCGGTAAGCGGTATTGTACTGTTCACAGAAGGTGCTCATGCATCCAGCCTGAGCCCGGAAGCCAGTGCTGCGGCTACCACTGAAATGCAAAAAGAAGTGGCGGGTTACATGTCTACGGGTGCAACAGTGCTGCCCGTTACCGATACTTCAGTGGTGCAAAACTAA